A genomic region of Danio aesculapii chromosome 21, fDanAes4.1, whole genome shotgun sequence contains the following coding sequences:
- the atg4a gene encoding cysteine protease ATG4A codes for MEAVLAKYENQINVFLEDLPDTDEPVWILGACYNVKTKKSELLSDVRSRLWFTYRKKFSPIGGTGPSSDAGWGCMLRCGQMILAQALICSHLGRDWRWDPEKHQPKEYQRILHCFLDKKDSCYSIHQMAQMGVGEGKSVGEWYGPNTVAQVLKKLALFDDWNSLSVYVSMDNTVVIEDIKKLCARADGADLQLQSQRPLDWRPLLLVIPLRMGINSINPVYIQALKECFKMPQSCGVLGGKPNLAYYFIGFIDDELIYLDPHTTQQAVDTESGSAVDDQSFHCQRTPHRMKITSLDPSVALGFFCKSEEDFDSWCDLVQQELLKKRNLRMFELVEKHPSHWPPFVPPTKPEVQTTGAEFIESPDKLSESEEEFEILNA; via the exons ATGGAGGCAG ttttagccAAGTATGAGAATCAAATCAACGTGTTCCTGGAAGACCTGCCGGATACAGACGAGCCAGTATGGATCCTGGGAGCCTGTTACAATGTGAAAACAA AGAAATCCGAGCTGCTGTCGGATGTGCGATCGCGGCTGTGGTTCACTTATAGAAAAAAGTTTTCCCCCATAG GAGGAACAGGTCCTTCATCAGATGCCGGCTGGGGCTGCATGCTCCGCTGTGGGCAGATGATCCTTGCACAGGCTCTGATCTGCAGTCATCTCGGCCGAG ACTGGAGGTGGGATCCAGAGAAGCATCAGCCCAAAGAGTATCAGCGTATCTTGCACTGCTTTCTGGATAAGAAGGACAGCTGCTACTCTATACATCAGATGG CTCAGATGGGTGTTGGAGAAGGCAAGTCTGTTGGAGAATGGTATGGACCCAACACAGTGGCGCAAGTACTCAA AAAACTGGCCCTGTTTGATGACTGGAATTCTCTGTCTGTGTACGTGTCAATGGACAACACCGTGGTTATCGAAGACATCA AGAAGCTGTGTGCCCGAGCAGACGGAGCAGATCTCCAGCTTCAGTCCCAGCGGCCCCTGGACTGGAGGCCCCTGCTGCTGGTCATCCCTCTGCGGATGGGGATTAACAGCATCAACCCTGTATACATACAGGCCTTAAAG GAGTGTTTTAAGATGCCTCAATCATGCGGTGTTCTGGGAGGAAAGCCAAACCTGGCCTATTATTTCATTGGATTTATTG ATGACGAGTTGATTTATCTGGATCCTCACACGACGCAGCAGGCTGTGGACACTGAATCAGGCAGTGCAGTGGACGATCAGAGTTTTCACTGTCAGAGGACCCCTCACCGCATGAAGATCACCAGTCTGGACCCTTCTGTCGCACTG GGTTTTTTCTGCAAGAGCGAGGAGGACTTTGACAGCTGGTGTGATCTGGTTCAGCAG GAGCTCCTTAAGAAGAGAAACTTGCGGATGTTCGAGCTGGTAGAGAAACATCCCTCCCATTGGCCTCCGTTTGTTCCTCCGACCAAACCAGAAGTGCAGACCACTGGAGCAG AGTTCATCGAGTCCCCAGACAAGCTGTCTGAATCCGAAGAGGAGTTTGAGATACTGAACGCATGA
- the tmem185 gene encoding transmembrane protein 185-like, giving the protein MNLRGVFQDFNPSKFLIYACLLLFSVLLSLRLDGIIQWSYWAVFAPIWLWKLMVIIGASVGTGVWAHNPQYRAEGETCVEFKAMLIAVGIHLLLLTFEVLVCERVERASIPYWLLVFMPLFFVSPVSVAACVWGFRHDRSLELEILCSVNILQFIFIALKLDRIINWPWLVVCVPLWILMSFLCLVVLYYIVWSVLFLRSMDVIAEQRRTHITMAISWMTIVVPLLTFEILLVHKLDGHYSSNYVPVFVPLWVSLVTLMVTTFGQKGGNHWWFGIRKDFCQFLLELFPFLREYGNISYDLHHEDSEMSEELPIHEVPKIPTMFRKKTGVVITQSPGKYFVPPPKLCIDMPD; this is encoded by the exons ATGAATCTCCGAGGCGTTTTCCAAGATTTCAAccccag TAAGTTCCTGATCTACGCGTGTCTGCTGCTCTTCTCTGTGCTGCTGTCACTGAGGCTGGATGGCATCATCCAGTGGAGCTACTGGGCCGTGTTTGCGCCCATCTGGCTCTGGAAGCTCATGGTCATCATCGGGGCGTCTGTGGGCACCGGAGTGTGGGCTCACAACCCGCAGTACAG GGCTGAAGGGGAGACGTGTGTGGAGTTTAAGGCCATGCTGATCGCAGTGGGGATCCACCTGCTCCTGCTCACCTTCGAGGTGCTGGTCTGCGAGCGTGTGGAACGGGCTTCGATCCCCTACTGGCTCCTGGTGTTCATGCCGCTCTTCTTCGTCTCTCCTGTGTCAGTGGCAGCGTGTGTGTGGGGATTCAGACACGACCGCTCGCTGGAG CTGGAGATTCTGTGCTCTGTAAATATTCTTCAGTTTATCTTCATCGCTCTGAAACTGGATAGGATCATCAACTGGCCGTGGCTG GTGGTATGTGTGCCGCTCTGGATCCTCATGTCCTTCCTGTGTCTGGTGGTCCTCTATTATATCGTGTGGTCTGTGCTGTTTCTGCGCTCGATGGATGTGATCGCGGAGCAGCGGCGCACCCACATCACTATGGCCATCAGCTGGATGACTATAGTCGTGCCCCTGCTCACTTTTGAG ATTCTCCTCGTCCACAAGCTAGATGGTCATTATAGCTCCAACTACGTCCCGGTGTTTGTTCCTCTGTGGGTTTCTTTAGTGACTCTAATGGTGACCACATTTGGCCAGAAAGGAGGCAATCACT ggtgGTTTGGCATCCGTAAAGACTTCTGTCAGTTTCTCCTGGAGCTCTTCCCGTTCCTCAGGGAATATGGCAACATCTCCTATGACCTGCACCACGAGGACTCAGAGATGTCTGAGGAGCTGCCCATTCACGAGGTGCCCAAAATTCCTACCATGTTTCGCAAGAAGACGGGTGTGGTGATCACCCAAAGCCCTGGGAAATACTTTGTGCCCCCACCAAAACTGTGCATCGACATGCCAGACTAA
- the ankrd46a gene encoding ankyrin repeat domain-containing protein 46 produces the protein MSYVFINDSLQATVPLLQACIDGDLVHTKRLLESGFDPNMRDCRGRTGLHLAAARGNVEICSLLHKFGADLLATDSQGNTALHMCGHVDTIQFLVSNGLKIDICNHNGATPLVLAKRRGVNKDALHLLEGLEEQEVKGFNRSSHSSLEKMHMAENESAMESHSLLNPHLHHSDGVLSSFKTTWQEFVEDLGFWRVLLLLLVIALLSLGIAYYVSGVLPFASNQLELVH, from the exons ATGTCGTACGTGTTCATCAACGACTCCCTGCAGGCCACAGTGCCGCTGCTGCAGGCCTGCATCGACGGGGATCTGGTTCACACTAAACGCCTCCTGGAGTCTGGGTTCGACCCCAACATGCGGGACTGCCGTGGACGCACCGGCCTGCATCTGGCTGCTGCTCGGGGGAATGTGGAGATCTGCTCTCTGCTGCATAAGTTTGGTGCTGATCTGCTGGCCACCGACTCACAGGGAAATACGGCTCTGCACATGTGCGGACATGTGGACACCATCCAGTTCCTAGTGTCCAACGGCCTCAAGATTGACATCTG TAATCACAACGGAGCCACTCCTCTGGTTCTGGCCAAGAGACGCGGCGTTAATAAAGATGCTCTTCATCTGTTGGAGGGTCTGGAGGAACAGGAGGTAAAGGGCTTCAACCGCAGCTCACACTCCAGTCTGGAGAAGATGCACATGGCTGAGAATGAAAG TGCCATGGAGAGCCACTCTCTCCTGAACCCGCACCTGCACCACAGCGACGGCGTGTTGTCCAGCTTCAAAACCACCTGGCAGGAGTTTGTGGAGGATCTTGGTTTCTGGCGAGTGCTCCTGCTGCTCCTCGTCATCGCTCTGCTCTCACTCGGCATCGCTTATTACGTCAGCGGAGTCTTACCTTTCGCATCCAATCAGCTGGAACTTGTACATTAA